Genomic segment of Candidatus Liberimonas magnetica:
ACAGATCTACTCCTGATGTCTTCGGGTCACCGAGCTGTGAATTTAAGCTGTAATGTTTGTCTAATTTGTAATCCAGCAAGGTCTGGGGGCTCTCATCCTGGCCGGAACGCCATTCGTATTTTGCCGTAAGCCTGTCCGTTATATTCTTGCCCACGCCCCAGGAGCCTTCGGAAGGCTTAAGGGTCAACTCATCTATAGGAACGACCTTGCTGACCATTCCTTTGATGTCTTTTTCTGCGAACCCGGCCATTACATCGAAAGACGTATTCTGCAGAGAAGCGCTCTGCGACTGCGACAGTTTGGTGGACTGGGCTCCGAAAGCAAGGTATGCTATGATGTCTTTGCGCTCCATGGACGGGTCGCTTTGAAAAGTTATTATAGGGTTATCCAGCGTGCCTCCAAGTAACACGTCTATAGAAACATCCCCAATGACACAGGATGCTTTTGCATTGATCAGTGAAGTCAGGAAATCCGATCCTCTGGGAATGATCTTCGCTCTGGTTATAGAAAGGGGCCTCTCGTTTATCTTATAGATACCGCGCAATGCGTTGATCTCTCCGGCATAGGACATGGGACCATTCTTTTTTTTTGTTATATCCAGGTCACCTTTTACCTCGGCTGATACGTTCTGGGCATATACCCAGGTTTTTCCCGGTGCCAGCACGTGGAGATCCAGGCTGAGCAGTTTGTAGAACTCAGGGGAAGCTGTAGCTGACGGCACCGTCATTACGGCTCCGCCCCGGTCGGTTTTTATGAACTCTATCTCACTCAATACAACCCTGGTATGGGACGGGATATTAACTACCCCTTGAGTGAGGGTCACATTTCCTGCGGCATAAAGCCCTTTTATTTTTATATCTGAATCGATGCTTCCCGTAAAAATATTTGTGTTCATTACCTTGAAATCACGGCAGGCCAGCTTCAATTCTGCATCCGCAGGAACAAAGCCTTTAAGCATTATTTTTCCTGTAAGTTCGGCGTTCCCATCTCCGCTTTTAAGGGTGAAATGACGCAATAATATCTCGTTGTTGTCCAACTCGATACTGGCGTTTATGTCGTGGTACTCGGCCTCAGTCGCGGCAAGGGTCAAAGTCCCGCCGGTTATGCCGATATTTCCCTTGATCTTTGGGGACATGGGGTCGCCCTCGATAAGGATATCAGCCTGTATCTTTCCGGACGATGATCTGACCTGTTCTGTTATCCCGGGAAGGATATCAAAGCCAAGCCCGGTGTTCTTAATAGAAACCCTGAGGCCTGTACGCTGGATGCGTTTCTTTACCGGGCCGAGAGACAGGTCCACAGGGACCGCGCCTTCCACTGAAAAAAGCGTCTTACCCTTATTTTCAACCCGCGCTTCGAACTTGAGATTTTTTTCCGCGTATTTGAGCTTTGCTGGTATTTTATCGAACGATAAACCTCTTGCCTCAGCATTTACTATATCAACAGTGCCTGATATATGAGGTGAAAGGTAACTGCCTTCTATTCCTATATCTGCGTTTACAATCCCTTCCAGCGGAATATCTATTCCGGTCAATAAGCCGAGCCCTCTTGTGTCCGCATTCTTTACTCTAAGATCCATGTTCATATTCTTTAAGCTGCCTATCACTCCGCTTGCTGTTATGAGCTGAGGGCCGTTTGATATCCGCAGAGACTCAACTTTTATTTGTTTTGATGAGGCCTCTATTTTTATATCGCCGTCATTGGACCAAGTAGATGTACCGGCAGAAACGCTTATTTTGTTAATGTCAAAGAGAAAAATACTTTTGCCTGTCTCTTTAAAACCTGCATTAGCAAGAAATTCTACGTTAGTATTCGTTCCTGCTCTAAGTTTAACTAAACCTGTATTTTCCCTGTTTTGCGCCAGGATAGATATATTGTCAAAGGCCGTTCCTCCGGCTTTAAAACCGGTTATCTGAACATCTGCGGTTCCGTCAGGAGGCAGTTTAAATCCTTTAAGTGATACTTTAGCTTTTACACTGTCCGCGGCGAGCCCTGAAAACAACAGGTCCCTGCCTTCCAGCTCAGCTGATATATCGGATGAAGATAGCGTGCCCTTTAAGCTACCGGTAGAAGATAAAATGCCTTCCATTTTTACTGAATCAAGGAAAACAGATACAAATCCGAGGTCAACCTGTTTAAGGTTGTAGGTCATATCGAGAGCTTCGTTCCTGCCATAACCCATAACCCCTTTAGAAGAAAGCCCAAAATGGGCCGACTCTACCTTAAGTTTATCGAGCCTGAAAGCTTTTTCGCCTGCCAAACCCAGGGCAGCGATGGCAAAATGCTCTCTAAAAACTTCGATATCTGCGTTCAATGAAACAAGCCTCTTTGCGATAACCGCGGTTATGGTGCTTTCACCTACGCTGAAGCCCGCGAACTTTGAAGGATGGATCTTTACCGAAACGCTTGAGCGGAGTCCGTCTAAATTTCTGCCTTGAGCCTGTATACTGATATCCAAAGAGAGCTCGCCTGTCGGGCAGGCTTCTTTTTTGTATACCGCAAAAACTGGCATTATGTCGCACGGCTTAAGGCCTGTGATCCTGCTATTTACCACTAGACTGGGTACCTCGGGCCGAAAGAGCGCTTCGTTATCTATCTTAAGTGAGTTATATTTAAAAGATTGGACTATTTTAAGTTCGTCAAGGCCGCCCGTGAGCTTTATATTACTGGAGAACGCTCCTATAGGCCTTATTCGCGGGTCCAGCGCCGAGATATCCTTGAGAGAACCCTCAGGGCAGTCAATATTGATGTCAAATACAGGCCTGGCCATATGCTTTATAGTTCCGTCAATACTGAGTTTCGAATACTCTGTACTTAAACGGAGCCCTTTTATATTCAGGTCTCGGCCCTTGACCTGCACACTGCCGCTAACGGCCTTTATATCTAGAGCAGGCCTTGTGCTTTTTGCGCTAAGCGTGGTAATGCCTACATTAGTAGTATCTCCATTGATAGCAGCTGACGCAGAAAGGTTAATGTTTGTTATCTCTATAACCGCCGGCTTGTTCCTGAATTTCACCGATACAGTGCCGTTGTTTATGCGGACTTCTCTTAACAAGACAGAGTTGCCTGCGCCGCTTTTCGAAGATGGAAAAAGCCCGCTGTAACTCCAGCGGAGGGCTGAGTCCTGCGATATGGTAAAAGATGGACTTGTCAGGGTAATATTATTGAAATAATACCTGCCTGCCATGAGTGCGGGTAAGGAGTAAAAGGCTTCGATCTTTTCGGAGTAGAACACCTGTCCGCCGGCCCCTGCGAGCCTGACCTCCTCAAGAGTTATGCCGGTAAAGACGTTGCCGCTTATTTTGTTAACGGTAAATCTCCCCCCGGTAATAGGTCCTATTTGAGAGGCCAGAGTATTTTTTAAATAACTTTTAAAATACCCTGTTTCGACAAAAACAACCGCGGCAATAGCGATCACAGCCACAGACAAAAGTAAGTATTTGGATATCTTAAGTATTATATGCATATATTAGACCCAATAGAATGTAGGGGCGGGCCTTGCGTCCGCCCGTAACAATATACAATTGCATAATATTCAACGGTTTTAATAATCGGGCGGACGCAAGGCCCGCCCCTACAATGGTTTTAAAATGGTATCATCATTCAAAATCCTTGCCCTATGGTCAGGTAAAAGTGATATGACCCGAGATCTACGTTACGGTAATTTTCAGCTGGGAACGCCAGGTCAATCCCCAGGGGGCCTATGGGTGTAATGTATCTTACGCCTGTACCTACGCCGTAGTTGAGGCTGTAAGTATTAAAAGAAAAACTTGACTGGTAAATATCGCCTGAGTCCACAAAAACCACGCCCTTAAAATTGCCCTTGATCGGGAAACGGAGCTCTATGTTACCTTCAATCAGGTACTGCCCGCCCAGAGGGTTTCCTTCCGGATCCTTAGGCCCGATCTGTTGGAACCCGTAGCCCCTGACACTGTAGCTCCCGCCTGTGAAAAATCTCTTGAATATCGGTATATCGGTAGTGAAACGGTTTGGCCTGATGAATCCTATCTTGATCCTGGATGCGGCTATCAGTTCTCTAAAAAGAGTGCCGTAGAGATGGGTTTCCATGACACCTTTAAAGTAATCAACTTCCGACCCGAGCAGGAACGTGGCTGGTTCAAAGTAAAGCGAATAGGTGGAACCGTGAGACGGGTAAGCGGGGTTGTCTACAAAAGAATAGTTCAAGCCCGCGGATAGGCTCGAAATGTAATACGATGAACCCGGGGTCGCGGTAAGTATGTCAGAAAGAAGAGTGTCGTGCAGGTCCACCGGCCTGTTCACTTCCAGGTTGTAGGCCGTAAAAATCGAAAAGTTATTTTGTAAATTCCTTTTTACCTGTAGTTGCGAAGATATCTTTTCGTTCGTGTAACTCGGAACGACTTCTTTGTCCAGGGCGCTTGTAACGCTCAAGCTGTTCTTTCGGTCTATAAAATATGGTTGGATGACAGTACCTGTAATGTTCTGTTCTATAGAAGAGTACAATGCCCCCAGGGTCAGAGTCCTGGGCCTGCCCCAGAGGTAATAGCGGCTCCATTGGACGCTTGTCCTGACTTTGGCTTCTGTAGCATAACCCAGCCCAAGCCTGATCTGCCTCTTGTCACCTTCTTCCATCGCGATATTTATTGGAACGATCGCGGAAGCCGAACTAATTACCGGAGTTACGGACACCAAGCGGAAAACACTCAGATTGAATATGTTTTCACGGCTCTGGTCGATCTTTGTGTTCGAGAATACATCACCCGGTTTAAAAGCCAGCTCCGCCGTTATATCTTTTTCTCTTACGCTCTTATTGCCGTTTAGTGTCACAGCGCCGAATCTCTGGAGCAGGCCCTCATCAACGGAATACTCTATATCTACTGAGTGAGCCTGCTTATTTACAAGAGCCTTGCCTGCCACGGAGGAAGTTCCGTAACCGTTGTTTTTAAGGCGATCCTGTATATTTTTTTTTGACGTTTCGTAAAGCTCATACCTGAAACGTTTCCCTCTTTCAAGCGTTACTAGACCGTACAAGGTTGATATAAGTTCTTTATCCTTGCCTGTCATGCTCAAAGTTATTTTTTCTGTCAGGCTCGGCCGGCCTTCGATAATACCGATAATTATCTTTGCGACCGCCTTTTTTTTATCCTTCATTATTGTATAGCCGGCCGAAGCGTCAAAGTATCCGTTTGACTGATAATACGTTTCTATGTTCTTCATATCGCTTTTCAAGATGCCTTCATCCAGCGCGGGTTTTTTAGCGAATGGCAGCCAACCCGGGAATTTTGTATCCATTATCATTTTGATGTCACCGGCCTTAAGTTCTTTTATGCCTGAAAATCTTATACTAGCTATACGTGTTTTTACGGTATTTTCAGCGAGCGAAGGCGATGAAAATAAAAAAACCAATCCTACTGCAAAAATGATAGATATTCTTTTGCGTTGAGGCATTGTTTATTGATCCTCGCACATGTGAGCGCACGTTAAAGACATTACCTGATATATTTTTAAGTGACAATTGAAGACGAAGCATATCCGCACATCCTAACGGGGTGTTGACTTTGCAATTTCAGAAGGAAGCACCCTGCCTGAATATTGCTTGGCATAGGCTCGTGTAAACTGCGCACCGTAAAAAACTATCATAGAAGAATAAGAGGCCCAGATCATGATCAAGATGACAGAACCTGCTGCGCCGTACCCCAGGCCAGGGTTTACTTGCCCAAAATATAACCCCAGGCCAAATTTCATGATCTCAAACAGAAAGGCGGTAACAAGCGAGCCGATCCATACATGCCGCCATTTTATTTTTGCATCCGGAATGTATTTGAACATAAACGCGAATAACACGGAGAGAATACTCAAGGATAAAATGAAATTGAATATCTCAAGCGTCATGAAAAATGAATTAGAAAAATGGCCTGACAGCCAATTACCGAAAGCCGCAAGTGTTGCGGAGATCACAAGAGATACGATTAGCATGAACGCAACAGAAACTAACAGGCCGAATGAAAACAACCGCACTCTGATTAAATTCCAAATACCCGACTTAGAAGGGTCTGCCTTTACTTCCCAGATAATGTTTAATGATTTTTGGAACTGCGCAAATACTCCTGTTGCGCCTATAATGATCGTTACCACCCCTATCACTGTTGCCAGGGTGTTGTTCTTTAATTCGCCTGCTGTTGTGATCATACTCTTAATTTGTTCCGCTGTGTCTGCCCCAAGAGTAGCCGTGATCTGGGCTGTCACATGGTCGCTCACTGTATCGCGCCCGAACAGGTACCCGGCAAGCGTTGTTATCACCACAAGCAGCCCCGGCAGCGAAAAGATCGAATAGTACGCGATCACGGCGCTTTCACGTAACGGGTCTTTTTCCATCCATTCTTTATAGGCGGTTTTAAAAATATTAGAAATATTATGAAAATGCAGCTTCATTTGTTTTGGGCCTCATTCTGTTATCACTATAAATATATCTTATGTAAATATCAGTAAGCACTCAATTGTACCTGGGTATAACAGAGTTATGGCAAGGTTGGTTTGTAAACAATATAGGAGTGAATAGATACTTAAAGTGAATTAATGAAATGTGATCAGAGTGCTAACTTTTGGAAGAAATAATGCCTGCTTTTTGGGCGAAGTGGATAAGTTCTGTTACGGTTGTAGCCTGCATCTTCTGCATGACTCTGCCGCGGTGGACTTTTATTGTCTGAAGGGAAGTCCCCCTCTTGTAGGCGATCTGTTTGCTCAGCATCCCCTTGGTTACCAAATGAAAAACTTCCAGTTCCCGCGGGGACAAGGTTTTGATGCGTTGCTTAATTTTTGATATTTCGGCGAATTCTTTGTTTAGAATTTTGCTTTTTGAAATTGCAAGCGTCACGGCGCCAAGCAGTTTCTTCTCGGTAAAGGGTTTGGGAAGAAAATCAACAGCTCCTGCCTTCATGCCTTTCACGCTCATCGGGATATTCCCGTGTCCGGTTATAAAAACAATGGGTATAGCAAGCTCTCGAAGTGTCATTGCCTCTTGAAGGTCAAGCCCGCTCATATCCGGCATTTGTATGTCGCTTACCAGGCACGACGGCAATTTAAAATGTTTAAAAGCTAAAAAATCGGCTGCACAGGTAAATGTCTCAACCGCAAACCCATGTGATTTTAACAATAAGGATAGGGCTCTGCACACAGAAGTATTATCGTCAACAACATAGATGATAGGTTTAATCATCGAGAATCCTTTGTCTTAACTGGAATGGTGAAATAGAACGTTACACCGCGTTCAGGATTATTTTCTGCATATAATCGTCCGCCATGCGCCTCGATAATGGAACGGCTGATAGACAACCCCATGCCCAACCCATCCGGTTTGCTGGTGAAAAAGTGAGTAAAGAGCTTAGGCATATTTTGCGCAGTGATCCCGCTTCCGGAATCCTTTACCGCCACCATGATCGCATCAGTGCCTTTCAGTACCTTTTGCGATGTGCGGATCGCTATTTCTCGAGGGCCTTTATTGTCCTCCATGGCATCAAAGCTATTGCTTATAAGGTTCAGTAGGACCTGTTGCAGTTGTATCCTGTCGCCCTGGACAAGAGGAAGGCCGCTCTCCAGCTGAAGTTTTATTAAAGTGTTCCTTACAATAGCATCAGTTGAGCTAAGGATCATAGTCTCATTAATAAGAGTATTTACATCAAGAGGTTTTATTTCAGGCCTGCCCTTCTTCAATAGTGACCGTAATCGCTGGATAACCTCACTTGCCCGCTGGTCATCATCAATAATATATGACAGTATTTTCTCTAATTCGGTGGCCTTGCCGGCAAGCATACGTTTGGCAGCCTGGGCGTAGGAAAGGATGGACGTAAGAGGCTGGCTTATCTCATGAGCCAGAGACGAGACAAATTCAGCAAGTTTCCCCACCCTGGTAACGTGTAAAAGCTCCTCGCGCTGTGTGTTGATCATTAACTCTTTCTGCTTTATCAAAGTAATGTCTGTAAAAACTATACAGACCCCGGCATTATCTATTTTCAGAGGGCTGCAAGAGATATGCATAGATAAGATTGTTTCATCTTTTCTCCTGACCGTAACTTCTCCGCTGCTTGAACCCAACAACCCTTGTGCTATTATTGAGTTATATTTGGCAAGATCTTGCGGTTGAATAAATTCTTTTATCGAGTTGCCGGTAATTCTTTTAATCGGAACCCCAAGCATTTGTGACAAGCGCTTATTACAATACATCACTGTACCATCGGAAGTAAGTGTAGCTGCGCCTTCATTCATGGTTTCTACAAGGATGCGATAGGCATAATCAGCGCCTTTAAAAGTAAAGACTTTTTCGCCTTTATGCCCGGTTACCACAAGCGCATCAACATTACCTTTTCGTATGGCATTTAGAGTTTCTTCCACTTCACTGAGCCTAAGGCTCAGCTTCTCGTTTTCCTTTAATGTTCCGGCAGTGATTTCTTTTCTGCTCTCATTTCCGAGTGTCTTATTCTTTTCTTTTGGCGCTAAACCCAGGCCCACAAGAAGCTTTTCGATATTTGACATATCTCCGATAAATCTTCGCGAAGGCTCAGGAAACTCCTTAATTAAGGTAGGTGCTGCAATAATATGCCAGTCTTTGGCTAATTTTGGATTCTGATAAATATCGATTATCTCAAGATCATGCCGTCCTTCCAGGCATTCACGGCACAGTTTCTTTATATTCGCTATTGCCTTTTGAGATTTTGGAGTTAATCCGGACACAAAAAGCTTTAGCACATATTTTTCTTTTTGTTTTTTTTCAGTCTTCTGTTCGAGAGAGTTTTTTATACTATTTTTTTGCATATTAATAATTCCTTGCAACTAGTACATTCTAAGTTTTCGGCACTATATCTAAGCCTATAAGAACTTTTTGTGTGTTAGAGAAATCGCCTATGATCTTTCTTAAGGGAGGAGGTAACCGCTTTACAAGCGTTGGGATAGCCAGTATCTGATCCCCTTTAGCAAGCCTGGGATTGGCCAATATATCAATTATCTTAATTGAATACTTTCCTTTGAGATGGTCCTCGCATATTTTCTTTATATTAGCAAATGCCGCCATTGATTTAACTGTCTGGCCGGCAATATACAACCTTAACATCCATCTTTCTTTTTGTTTGGCCATTTTAGCCCGCCTTTTTGGTTTTTAGGCCATTATTTATCTGCACACCGTTATTAGTTATAAAGAATTCCCTTATCTGATTAGAGTGATGCATGCCGCGTGATTTCAGGATGCTTATGATCCGGGTGCGCTCATTGCCTCTTTCAATATTCAGCAGTTTGATCCAGGAATCACATAGAGAAGAGATATTTATTTCTGTCTGTTCGGCTCTATCCCCAATGGTGAACAGGTCTGTCATGAGAAGGGTTATTTGAGAAGCCTTCAAAAAATCGATGAGCCGGGTCAACATTGCTTGCGCTTCGATGAGCGTACCTGAAGTAATTAAATTAGATATTGGATCGAACACTACAACATTGGGCTTGAATTCATTTATCATATTGTGTGCATTCACAAGGTGCCTTTCCAGCCCGTAAAGAGCGGGGCGAGAGGCCGAAATCCTTAAAAGGCCTTTATCTGCCCATTTTTTAAGGTTGATACCTATATTGCCCATATCTCGGATGATCTGATTTTCTGACTCTTCAAAAGCAAAGAAGATGCATTTCTTTCCACGGCTGCATACCGAATCAGCGAAATGAGAGACAAAACTTGTTTTTCCTGTTCCTGAACCGCCGGAAACGAGAATGGCGCTGCCGCGATAATATCCTTTATTATCAAGCATACCATCAAGGTCTTTTATCCCGGAAGAAATTCTTTCAGAAGATACAGGGTAGTCTAATCCTAATGAAGTGACAGGAAGTACTGATAGGCCTTTTTTGTCGATCAAAAACGGGTATTCGTTGCTCCCGTGTATTGAGCCGCGATATTTGATTATTTTAAACCGCCTGGTCGAGATCTGCTCATTTACTCTATGGTCCAGGAGAATAACGCAATCGGCGACATATTCCTCAAGGCCGTATCTTGTCAGGCTCTTATCGCCGCGTTCGCCCGTTATTATTGATGTAACACCTTTCGTCTTAAGCCACCGGAAAAGCCTTCTTAGTTCTGCTCTCAGGACATTTTCATTGTTTAATCCCGTAAAGAGCGCTTCAATGGTATCCAGCACTACCCGTTTTGCGCCTATAGAATCGATCGCATGCCCCAGCCTTACAAATAATCCTTCAAGATCATACTCGCCTGCTTCCTCGATTTCACTGCGTTCAATGAAAACATGATCAATGATCAATTTTTTGTGTTTTATAAGATTATTTAATTCAAATCCGAGTGAAGAAAAATTCTTTGTCAATTCTTCGGCATTTTCTTCAAATGACATATAGACACCCGGCTCGTTAAACTCATTTGTTCCGCGGGTAAGAAATTCCATCGCAAATAGCGTCTTCCCGCACCCCGCGTTACCGCACACAAGCGTAGTCCGTTCTCGAGGCAATCCGCCAAATGTAATCTCATCCACACCCTGAATACCGGTCGGACACTTTAGCAACTCAAACTTCTCTACTTTTAGTTTTTTTGTTGATTTAGACATGCTTTCTCCCTTTAAGAATTATGTCAAGTATGGGTTGGTTATAAATACGCGGCTTTCTTTTCGATCGTTTTGGAGTAATTAAAGTGTTGGTGTAAGGTAGATATTTTTTAGATTAGTATATAGGATTCTTTACCCTTCCATAGCTCCGGTTTTATTGTACTACTATTAGAATAATTGGTCAAGCTGCATTTGTTTTTTGGGATATGATTTCCGACGTAATCTTATGATCTTTCTGCCGAATGCATATTTGATCGCGGTTCTCAGCCTAAGCAAAAACGAACATTAAAACCGATAAAACCAGGAACAAAACTCCTGTTAAAAGCTTAACTGCCCTTACTTGTTTTCTGCCCAAAGCCTGCATTCTGCCTGATCTTGAACTGATCAGCACCCCTACGAATATGAATACAAGAGGCAGAATGAAAACAAATGAATAGATGGTAAGATAAAATACAGCTTTTCCTATCATCTCCGGTACGCTTACCATATACATTATCGTAGGCAGATAGATCTGCCCAGTGCAGAAAAACTCCATGAAGGAGACCACTATGCCAAGAATAAAACCGAATGGTATCAAGTATCGCACATCAGCGTATTTATGTATAAAATCGTGCATCTTTACCTTCATCCACATAGGAAGCTGAAGCGTGACATTAGCCTCTTTCCCAAGCTCAGCCCCTTTAAGCGAAAAGTAATCCTTAAAGCTTAAGAATGACAATACCAAAGTGCCGCAGCCCATGATAATATACAATATTTTAGCAACGTATTTTATGGCGTTAAGGGCGACAAAGACCTTTGCAAGGCCTACCCCTATCAAAAAGTAAACAATAAAAATCCCTAAGATATACATCATCCCGGTCCAGAAGACTTCATAGAAAGCTTTCTTTTGTATCAGGCTTAAGTATGCCACAAGAAATATTATTCCTGCAAAGGCACACGGGTTTATCCCGTCTATAAGGGCGGCGGCTACTATCGGGAAGACCTTCAAGGATTTCATCCTTTCAGTTGTTTCCTGTTTTACTATTTTATCATCCGGCGTGAACAAATCCTGCTTTGCTTGTGCCGGATTATTTTTTAATGCCGACACATACTTTTCAAACCCGCCTTCTATCTTTTCCTGCCCGCCGAATATCTCGCCCCCGACGACTATCGCAGGAAGCTTATTTCCTTTACTGTTTAGTCTGTTTTCCACAAGAACGAACCTTTCATAATTTTCTTTAACATTAAGCAGGTAGTTTTTTATATCAAACTTTAGATTATATTTTTGCGCGAGTTCCGGCAGTATCTTTCCTTTTAGTTTTTTGCAGTATGAACAACCAGGAGTGGC
This window contains:
- a CDS encoding translocation/assembly module TamB domain-containing protein produces the protein MHIILKISKYLLLSVAVIAIAAVVFVETGYFKSYLKNTLASQIGPITGGRFTVNKISGNVFTGITLEEVRLAGAGGQVFYSEKIEAFYSLPALMAGRYYFNNITLTSPSFTISQDSALRWSYSGLFPSSKSGAGNSVLLREVRINNGTVSVKFRNKPAVIEITNINLSASAAINGDTTNVGITTLSAKSTRPALDIKAVSGSVQVKGRDLNIKGLRLSTEYSKLSIDGTIKHMARPVFDINIDCPEGSLKDISALDPRIRPIGAFSSNIKLTGGLDELKIVQSFKYNSLKIDNEALFRPEVPSLVVNSRITGLKPCDIMPVFAVYKKEACPTGELSLDISIQAQGRNLDGLRSSVSVKIHPSKFAGFSVGESTITAVIAKRLVSLNADIEVFREHFAIAALGLAGEKAFRLDKLKVESAHFGLSSKGVMGYGRNEALDMTYNLKQVDLGFVSVFLDSVKMEGILSSTGSLKGTLSSSDISAELEGRDLLFSGLAADSVKAKVSLKGFKLPPDGTADVQITGFKAGGTAFDNISILAQNRENTGLVKLRAGTNTNVEFLANAGFKETGKSIFLFDINKISVSAGTSTWSNDGDIKIEASSKQIKVESLRISNGPQLITASGVIGSLKNMNMDLRVKNADTRGLGLLTGIDIPLEGIVNADIGIEGSYLSPHISGTVDIVNAEARGLSFDKIPAKLKYAEKNLKFEARVENKGKTLFSVEGAVPVDLSLGPVKKRIQRTGLRVSIKNTGLGFDILPGITEQVRSSSGKIQADILIEGDPMSPKIKGNIGITGGTLTLAATEAEYHDINASIELDNNEILLRHFTLKSGDGNAELTGKIMLKGFVPADAELKLACRDFKVMNTNIFTGSIDSDIKIKGLYAAGNVTLTQGVVNIPSHTRVVLSEIEFIKTDRGGAVMTVPSATASPEFYKLLSLDLHVLAPGKTWVYAQNVSAEVKGDLDITKKKNGPMSYAGEINALRGIYKINERPLSITRAKIIPRGSDFLTSLINAKASCVIGDVSIDVLLGGTLDNPIITFQSDPSMERKDIIAYLAFGAQSTKLSQSQSASLQNTSFDVMAGFAEKDIKGMVSKVVPIDELTLKPSEGSWGVGKNITDRLTAKYEWRSGQDESPQTLLDYKLDKHYSLNSQLGDPKTSGVDLFWKFDY
- a CDS encoding BamA/TamA family outer membrane protein, which produces MPQRKRISIIFAVGLVFLFSSPSLAENTVKTRIASIRFSGIKELKAGDIKMIMDTKFPGWLPFAKKPALDEGILKSDMKNIETYYQSNGYFDASAGYTIMKDKKKAVAKIIIGIIEGRPSLTEKITLSMTGKDKELISTLYGLVTLERGKRFRYELYETSKKNIQDRLKNNGYGTSSVAGKALVNKQAHSVDIEYSVDEGLLQRFGAVTLNGNKSVREKDITAELAFKPGDVFSNTKIDQSRENIFNLSVFRLVSVTPVISSASAIVPINIAMEEGDKRQIRLGLGYATEAKVRTSVQWSRYYLWGRPRTLTLGALYSSIEQNITGTVIQPYFIDRKNSLSVTSALDKEVVPSYTNEKISSQLQVKRNLQNNFSIFTAYNLEVNRPVDLHDTLLSDILTATPGSSYYISSLSAGLNYSFVDNPAYPSHGSTYSLYFEPATFLLGSEVDYFKGVMETHLYGTLFRELIAASRIKIGFIRPNRFTTDIPIFKRFFTGGSYSVRGYGFQQIGPKDPEGNPLGGQYLIEGNIELRFPIKGNFKGVVFVDSGDIYQSSFSFNTYSLNYGVGTGVRYITPIGPLGIDLAFPAENYRNVDLGSYHFYLTIGQGF
- a CDS encoding YihY/virulence factor BrkB family protein — protein: MKLHFHNISNIFKTAYKEWMEKDPLRESAVIAYYSIFSLPGLLVVITTLAGYLFGRDTVSDHVTAQITATLGADTAEQIKSMITTAGELKNNTLATVIGVVTIIIGATGVFAQFQKSLNIIWEVKADPSKSGIWNLIRVRLFSFGLLVSVAFMLIVSLVISATLAAFGNWLSGHFSNSFFMTLEIFNFILSLSILSVLFAFMFKYIPDAKIKWRHVWIGSLVTAFLFEIMKFGLGLYFGQVNPGLGYGAAGSVILIMIWASYSSMIVFYGAQFTRAYAKQYSGRVLPSEIAKSTPR
- a CDS encoding response regulator, with the protein product MIKPIIYVVDDNTSVCRALSLLLKSHGFAVETFTCAADFLAFKHFKLPSCLVSDIQMPDMSGLDLQEAMTLRELAIPIVFITGHGNIPMSVKGMKAGAVDFLPKPFTEKKLLGAVTLAISKSKILNKEFAEISKIKQRIKTLSPRELEVFHLVTKGMLSKQIAYKRGTSLQTIKVHRGRVMQKMQATTVTELIHFAQKAGIISSKS
- a CDS encoding PAS domain-containing protein encodes the protein MQKNSIKNSLEQKTEKKQKEKYVLKLFVSGLTPKSQKAIANIKKLCRECLEGRHDLEIIDIYQNPKLAKDWHIIAAPTLIKEFPEPSRRFIGDMSNIEKLLVGLGLAPKEKNKTLGNESRKEITAGTLKENEKLSLRLSEVEETLNAIRKGNVDALVVTGHKGEKVFTFKGADYAYRILVETMNEGAATLTSDGTVMYCNKRLSQMLGVPIKRITGNSIKEFIQPQDLAKYNSIIAQGLLGSSSGEVTVRRKDETILSMHISCSPLKIDNAGVCIVFTDITLIKQKELMINTQREELLHVTRVGKLAEFVSSLAHEISQPLTSILSYAQAAKRMLAGKATELEKILSYIIDDDQRASEVIQRLRSLLKKGRPEIKPLDVNTLINETMILSSTDAIVRNTLIKLQLESGLPLVQGDRIQLQQVLLNLISNSFDAMEDNKGPREIAIRTSQKVLKGTDAIMVAVKDSGSGITAQNMPKLFTHFFTSKPDGLGMGLSISRSIIEAHGGRLYAENNPERGVTFYFTIPVKTKDSR
- the kaiB gene encoding circadian clock protein KaiB, whose translation is MAKQKERWMLRLYIAGQTVKSMAAFANIKKICEDHLKGKYSIKIIDILANPRLAKGDQILAIPTLVKRLPPPLRKIIGDFSNTQKVLIGLDIVPKT
- the kaiC gene encoding circadian clock protein KaiC; this translates as MSKSTKKLKVEKFELLKCPTGIQGVDEITFGGLPRERTTLVCGNAGCGKTLFAMEFLTRGTNEFNEPGVYMSFEENAEELTKNFSSLGFELNNLIKHKKLIIDHVFIERSEIEEAGEYDLEGLFVRLGHAIDSIGAKRVVLDTIEALFTGLNNENVLRAELRRLFRWLKTKGVTSIITGERGDKSLTRYGLEEYVADCVILLDHRVNEQISTRRFKIIKYRGSIHGSNEYPFLIDKKGLSVLPVTSLGLDYPVSSERISSGIKDLDGMLDNKGYYRGSAILVSGGSGTGKTSFVSHFADSVCSRGKKCIFFAFEESENQIIRDMGNIGINLKKWADKGLLRISASRPALYGLERHLVNAHNMINEFKPNVVVFDPISNLITSGTLIEAQAMLTRLIDFLKASQITLLMTDLFTIGDRAEQTEINISSLCDSWIKLLNIERGNERTRIISILKSRGMHHSNQIREFFITNNGVQINNGLKTKKAG